In Selenomonas sp. TAMA-11512, a genomic segment contains:
- a CDS encoding GDSL-type esterase/lipase family protein: MRCLVPVILVFTILVSSFAEAAPQKLRFIWEPVPNAVRYQFVVTRGDKADAPVVYADDFVYNNGYELRVFHEGLLDGNHFYRVCPLDAQGRAVGSFSEPWALGAGEQDTTSPYPTSEPYAPGYALLYPVYSWVKTLEAAEYEVAVWYRNPKRRENDLIHLLYTDDITLYEYAGFTRPGSYFWRVRSLDEHKQPVGTWSEPVPFEVTTPTAVAAIGDGITHGGGAVVHGADRPMYDWESYTGMPVKNLGHTGDTVEAMLERFDRDVPPFAPRVLIIMAGGEDYRRGTASGKIIEDLAELRDRSEEYGIIPVFLTLPPICPEAIARTGIGERPAYAWDSIRREVNAWLLTQEYVVDVDSVLTDEKGLLRSEYTSDGVQIDTEGKRYIGGRVKEYLEITFPKLLRPADG; this comes from the coding sequence ATGCGCTGTTTAGTTCCTGTGATTCTGGTGTTCACGATCCTCGTTTCCTCCTTTGCGGAAGCCGCGCCGCAAAAGCTCCGATTTATCTGGGAGCCTGTCCCTAATGCCGTGCGGTATCAATTCGTTGTCACGCGCGGCGACAAGGCGGACGCGCCCGTTGTCTATGCGGACGACTTCGTCTATAACAACGGCTATGAGCTGCGGGTCTTTCACGAGGGGCTCCTGGACGGGAACCACTTCTATCGCGTGTGCCCGCTCGATGCGCAGGGGAGAGCTGTCGGGAGCTTTTCGGAGCCTTGGGCGCTGGGAGCGGGAGAGCAGGATACGACGTCCCCGTACCCGACATCGGAGCCATACGCGCCCGGATATGCGCTCCTCTACCCGGTGTATTCGTGGGTGAAGACGCTGGAGGCGGCAGAATACGAGGTCGCGGTCTGGTATCGGAATCCCAAACGCCGGGAGAACGACCTCATACACCTTCTCTATACGGATGATATCACCCTGTATGAGTATGCGGGCTTTACGCGCCCGGGGAGTTATTTCTGGCGCGTGCGCTCGCTGGATGAGCACAAGCAGCCCGTCGGTACGTGGTCGGAGCCCGTGCCGTTTGAAGTCACGACACCGACAGCTGTCGCGGCGATAGGCGACGGGATTACGCATGGCGGCGGCGCCGTTGTGCATGGAGCCGATCGGCCGATGTACGATTGGGAAAGCTATACGGGGATGCCCGTCAAGAATCTGGGGCATACGGGGGACACGGTCGAGGCGATGCTGGAGCGGTTTGACCGCGATGTGCCGCCATTTGCGCCGCGGGTGCTCATCATCATGGCGGGCGGCGAAGACTATCGTCGAGGCACGGCGAGCGGGAAGATTATTGAAGACCTCGCCGAGCTGCGTGACCGTTCTGAAGAGTATGGCATCATCCCAGTATTCCTGACATTGCCGCCGATATGTCCGGAGGCGATTGCCCGCACGGGCATCGGAGAGAGACCCGCCTACGCGTGGGATTCGATACGCCGCGAGGTCAATGCGTGGCTGCTCACGCAGGAGTACGTCGTCGATGTCGACAGCGTTCTGACCGATGAGAAGGGACTCCTCCGGTCGGAGTATACGAGCGACGGCGTACAGATTGATACGGAAGGCAAGCGGTATATCGGCGGGCGCGTCAAAGAGTATTTGGAGATTACCTTTCCGAAGCTGCTGCGCCCCGCCGACGGCTGA
- the tsaD gene encoding tRNA (adenosine(37)-N6)-threonylcarbamoyltransferase complex transferase subunit TsaD, protein MEHKDINNIVTLGIESSCDETAAAVLRGGRELLSNVIDTQIPDHQKYGGVVPEIASRRHIVNILPVIDAALKEAGMEKQDIDQVAVTYGPGLVGALLVGVSAGKSLAYALDVPLIGVNHLEGHIFANFLSDPALEPPFTALVVSGGHTSLVDVRDYNAFSLLGETRDDAAGEAFDKIARVMGLPYPGGPQIDKLAREGDPDAIDFPKALMEDGNYEFSFSGLKSAVLNYLNAMKMKRIEIPKADVAASFQKAVVEVLVKKTIEAVETAGRDTLVLAGGVAANHALVERLQQAADERGIRFRRPSQKLCTDNAAMIACRGYYQSLNGDFADVSLNAVPGLRL, encoded by the coding sequence ATGGAACACAAAGATATAAACAACATCGTCACACTCGGCATCGAGTCGAGCTGCGATGAGACAGCGGCGGCTGTCCTGCGCGGCGGACGTGAGCTCCTGTCGAATGTCATCGATACGCAGATACCGGATCATCAAAAATACGGCGGGGTCGTACCGGAGATCGCTTCGCGCCGTCACATTGTCAATATCCTTCCTGTGATCGACGCGGCGCTGAAGGAAGCCGGCATGGAAAAGCAGGATATCGATCAGGTTGCGGTCACCTACGGGCCGGGGCTCGTCGGCGCGCTTCTCGTAGGGGTGTCCGCGGGCAAGTCCCTTGCCTATGCGCTCGATGTGCCGCTGATCGGAGTCAATCACCTGGAGGGGCACATCTTTGCGAACTTTTTGAGCGATCCCGCGCTTGAGCCGCCCTTTACCGCGCTCGTTGTCTCCGGCGGCCACACGTCTCTCGTGGATGTGCGCGATTACAACGCGTTTTCGCTGCTGGGGGAGACGCGCGATGACGCGGCGGGCGAGGCGTTCGATAAAATAGCGCGTGTCATGGGGCTTCCGTATCCCGGAGGGCCGCAGATTGACAAGCTGGCGCGAGAGGGCGATCCAGATGCCATCGACTTTCCGAAGGCGCTCATGGAGGACGGAAATTATGAGTTCAGCTTCAGCGGATTGAAGTCGGCCGTCCTGAACTATCTCAACGCCATGAAGATGAAGCGTATCGAGATCCCCAAGGCGGATGTGGCGGCGTCGTTTCAAAAGGCGGTTGTCGAGGTGCTCGTCAAGAAGACGATCGAGGCGGTGGAGACGGCAGGCCGCGATACGCTCGTGCTTGCCGGCGGTGTCGCCGCGAATCACGCGCTCGTGGAGAGACTGCAGCAGGCCGCGGACGAGAGAGGAATCCGATTCCGCCGACCGAGCCAAAAGCTGTGCACGGACAACGCCGCTATGATCGCCTGCCGCGGATACTATCAGTCACTCAATGGAGATTTTGCAGACGTCTCGCTGAACGCCGTTCCCGGACTGCGATTATAG
- the tsaE gene encoding tRNA (adenosine(37)-N6)-threonylcarbamoyltransferase complex ATPase subunit type 1 TsaE has protein sequence MQYRSTSPEETAALARAIGTRLTGGLVLALKGDLGAGKTLFTQNLLLPLGITGVNSPTFCLMNVYQGSLDVQHFDLYRIAHEEELEGIGFGESLENDAAVTIVEWPDAYMDWLPDDYILVELERLDDAEDQRQITFTLVGCRWEKFFEEVGLIVGSCH, from the coding sequence ATGCAGTACAGATCGACGAGTCCGGAAGAGACGGCGGCTCTCGCGCGCGCGATAGGAACGCGGCTTACCGGTGGGCTGGTGCTCGCGCTGAAGGGGGATTTAGGGGCGGGGAAGACGCTCTTTACGCAGAATCTATTACTTCCTCTCGGCATTACGGGCGTGAACAGTCCGACATTCTGCCTCATGAATGTCTATCAGGGGAGCCTTGATGTGCAGCATTTTGATCTCTACCGCATTGCGCACGAGGAGGAGCTTGAGGGCATCGGCTTCGGCGAATCGCTTGAAAATGACGCGGCGGTTACGATCGTCGAATGGCCGGATGCGTATATGGATTGGCTGCCGGACGATTACATCCTTGTGGAGTTGGAGCGTCTTGATGATGCGGAGGATCAGCGGCAGATCACATTTACGCTTGTCGGCTGCCGATGGGAGAAATTTTTTGAGGAGGTTGGGCTGATTGTTGGTTCTTGCCATTGA
- a CDS encoding DEAD/DEAH box helicase family protein → MASNFAFLRKEEALAPVAAAMADAEKALEESPSMCAVRAAKALEAGIRWVFIHDAYPAIPRRESVSRLVRESTFLDILPPMLVPLLRYVMQLANMTAYRGETISRAGAVVALRVLHAYACWMDAAWAETPNSAAFREDLLPRTGRRRVSKEELLTAYRSAEDRVSLPTARRREQATVKMLTERRKSRKNGKGFRFDERLFKRVRERQLLVDGAQAGWVLGNGCFIDYEVSEIPGTQETVTVDSIFFGEDERPLAITELKESGQNLQAGMEKAEAQALLLEKKYVQKPFLFVLRESGYWFSDYSSANAFRPVHGCFSREGLQRRMKLRYTRNPSAHPNIRDDIAGRPYQMTAVWNICEAIRLGERQILAAMPPGSGKTHVAASAVEALRHQNVIGAALFLTDSDELAIQAKRKFRAMLPDWSLVHLTNAPKREEGDAAVVFSTYAQILDAIDDRRTESGARLFDPSHFDIIIIDDSHTSIYKNYIDVLRFFDAIWLGFSSLPPDAAGQTEIYELDGQWKPVFHYTTVRSIADGWTVGWKVIDAAPPGIMDNDVRYAEISEEKRTLLSLEYSDTDVPAIRALESPTVDAWLLDERSIRNMLSNLMERGERTADGELGKTIIFAKNSLHARTISCVFQRMHPDYEVNFMMPLDLQSHGLTDAIDTFAVADASPRVAVSAGVLDTGIDIPEIVNLVFFTKVHSLAKFRQMLGRGERLCPNLYGRGKDKTHCLVMDYGKNFDFFQIDFQHEYAEPV, encoded by the coding sequence GTGGCATCAAATTTTGCTTTTCTACGAAAAGAAGAGGCTTTGGCGCCTGTAGCGGCAGCGATGGCGGATGCTGAAAAAGCACTGGAGGAATCGCCCTCCATGTGTGCGGTACGCGCCGCGAAGGCGTTGGAGGCGGGGATTCGATGGGTGTTCATACACGATGCGTATCCGGCAATACCTCGTCGGGAGTCTGTATCTCGATTGGTTCGCGAGTCGACGTTTTTGGATATTCTGCCGCCGATGCTTGTTCCGCTGCTTCGCTATGTCATGCAGCTTGCCAATATGACGGCATATCGGGGGGAGACCATCTCGAGAGCCGGTGCGGTGGTGGCTCTGCGGGTGTTGCATGCGTATGCCTGCTGGATGGATGCGGCTTGGGCGGAAACTCCGAACAGCGCCGCTTTTCGTGAAGATCTGCTGCCGCGGACGGGGAGGCGGCGAGTTTCAAAAGAGGAGCTGCTGACGGCCTATCGCAGCGCAGAGGATCGAGTGAGCCTGCCGACAGCGAGACGGCGTGAGCAGGCGACAGTCAAGATGCTGACAGAGCGTCGCAAGAGCCGGAAAAACGGAAAGGGATTCCGCTTTGATGAACGCCTTTTCAAGCGCGTGCGTGAACGCCAGCTGCTTGTAGACGGTGCGCAGGCAGGCTGGGTGCTCGGCAATGGATGCTTCATTGACTATGAAGTCTCCGAGATTCCCGGTACGCAAGAAACAGTGACGGTCGACTCAATTTTCTTCGGTGAGGATGAACGCCCGCTTGCCATTACGGAGCTCAAGGAATCGGGACAAAACCTACAGGCCGGCATGGAAAAAGCGGAGGCACAGGCGCTGCTTCTCGAGAAGAAGTACGTCCAGAAGCCGTTCCTTTTTGTGCTTCGTGAAAGCGGCTACTGGTTTTCGGACTATTCGAGCGCGAACGCGTTTCGCCCCGTACATGGCTGCTTTTCCCGCGAGGGGCTGCAGCGGCGCATGAAGCTGCGGTACACGCGGAACCCGTCGGCGCATCCCAACATCCGTGATGATATCGCGGGGCGTCCCTATCAGATGACTGCGGTGTGGAATATCTGCGAGGCGATCCGTCTCGGTGAACGTCAGATTCTCGCGGCGATGCCGCCGGGCTCGGGCAAGACGCATGTCGCGGCGAGTGCCGTCGAAGCGCTGCGTCACCAGAACGTCATCGGAGCCGCCCTGTTTCTGACCGACAGCGACGAGCTTGCCATACAGGCGAAACGGAAGTTTCGGGCAATGCTTCCCGACTGGAGCCTTGTTCACCTGACGAATGCGCCGAAGAGAGAGGAAGGCGATGCGGCCGTCGTCTTTTCCACGTATGCGCAGATCCTCGATGCCATTGATGACCGCCGTACAGAGTCGGGGGCGCGGCTCTTTGATCCCTCGCACTTTGACATCATCATCATCGATGATTCGCATACGAGCATCTATAAGAACTACATCGATGTGCTGCGCTTCTTTGATGCGATATGGCTGGGATTTTCCTCTTTGCCGCCCGATGCCGCGGGGCAGACGGAGATCTATGAGCTCGACGGACAGTGGAAGCCCGTCTTCCACTACACGACCGTGCGGTCGATTGCCGACGGCTGGACGGTCGGCTGGAAGGTCATCGATGCGGCTCCGCCCGGGATTATGGACAATGATGTCCGCTATGCGGAGATATCGGAGGAGAAGCGCACGCTGCTGTCCCTCGAATATTCGGATACCGATGTGCCGGCAATACGGGCGCTGGAATCACCGACAGTCGATGCGTGGCTGCTCGATGAGCGGAGCATTCGGAACATGCTGTCAAACCTCATGGAAAGAGGAGAGAGGACAGCCGACGGAGAGCTGGGCAAGACGATTATCTTCGCAAAGAACAGTCTGCATGCGAGGACGATTTCATGCGTCTTCCAGCGCATGCACCCGGACTATGAAGTGAATTTCATGATGCCGCTTGATCTGCAGAGTCACGGGCTTACAGACGCGATCGACACATTTGCCGTCGCCGACGCGTCTCCGCGCGTCGCCGTCTCCGCCGGTGTTCTCGATACGGGCATTGACATACCTGAAATTGTCAATCTCGTCTTCTTCACAAAGGTGCATTCACTGGCAAAATTCCGTCAGATGCTCGGGCGCGGCGAGCGCCTGTGCCCGAATCTTTACGGCAGGGGAAAGGACAAGACGCACTGTCTCGTCATGGACTACGGGAAAAACTTTGACTTTTTCCAAATTGATTTTCAGCATGAGTATGCGGAACCGGTATAG
- the tsaB gene encoding tRNA (adenosine(37)-N6)-threonylcarbamoyltransferase complex dimerization subunit type 1 TsaB: MLVLAIDTATMASSVALATEGRLEAELTVETGNTHSETLLAHIEQILLMAGRTKKELDAVAVSIGPGSFTGLRIGLSTAKALSYGLSIPLVTVSTMEALAAHFPMEGARVGVLLDAQKKHAYAALYAHEHGELRPIIEPCVAVYQDFIASLEEHAPVVLVGDLPQKKRAGLACPKGVSIAPPELIMPRAATVARLGLADLRAGRTADAMMAEPLYIRRSEAEVLWEERHKSRTNPS, encoded by the coding sequence TTGTTGGTTCTTGCCATTGATACGGCGACGATGGCGTCGAGTGTCGCGCTTGCCACGGAGGGACGCCTGGAGGCGGAGCTGACGGTAGAGACGGGGAATACGCATTCGGAGACGCTGCTCGCGCACATCGAGCAGATTCTTCTGATGGCGGGTCGTACAAAAAAGGAGCTGGACGCGGTGGCGGTTTCCATCGGTCCCGGCTCCTTTACGGGGCTACGCATAGGGCTTTCGACGGCAAAGGCGCTCTCCTACGGTCTGTCGATTCCTCTTGTGACGGTGTCGACCATGGAGGCCTTAGCGGCGCACTTCCCCATGGAGGGAGCGCGTGTCGGAGTCCTGCTGGACGCGCAGAAGAAGCACGCGTACGCGGCGCTTTACGCGCATGAGCATGGCGAACTGCGTCCGATCATCGAGCCTTGTGTCGCCGTGTATCAGGACTTCATCGCATCACTTGAGGAACATGCACCCGTTGTGCTTGTCGGCGATCTGCCGCAGAAGAAGCGGGCAGGACTCGCATGCCCGAAAGGCGTGTCCATCGCGCCGCCTGAGCTCATCATGCCGCGGGCGGCGACGGTAGCCCGGCTCGGATTGGCAGATCTTCGGGCGGGAAGAACCGCGGACGCGATGATGGCGGAGCCTCTCTATATTCGCCGCTCCGAGGCGGAAGTGCTGTGGGAAGAACGGCATAAATCGCGGACGAATCCTTCCTGA
- the rimI gene encoding ribosomal protein S18-alanine N-acetyltransferase — translation MTDIHVRRMTPDDADAVSVLEKRCFSVPWSRASFWEEASQKDACYLVALAGEEIIGYAGVWILGTEGHISNVAVDPAHRGQGIGSALLENLIRAMKERGAASATLEMRVSNDAARKLYEKYGFKSVGIRPKYYTAPVEDADILWNTKI, via the coding sequence ATGACCGATATACACGTTCGGAGGATGACGCCCGATGATGCGGACGCCGTTTCCGTCTTGGAGAAGCGGTGTTTTTCCGTGCCGTGGTCCCGTGCATCCTTTTGGGAAGAGGCATCGCAAAAGGATGCCTGCTATCTGGTAGCGCTGGCGGGGGAGGAGATCATCGGCTATGCGGGCGTATGGATTCTCGGCACGGAGGGGCATATCTCCAATGTCGCCGTCGATCCCGCGCATCGCGGACAGGGCATAGGCAGCGCCCTTTTGGAAAACCTCATCCGCGCGATGAAGGAGCGGGGGGCGGCATCCGCTACGCTTGAAATGCGCGTATCCAATGATGCGGCCCGCAAATTATATGAAAAATACGGCTTTAAGAGCGTCGGGATTCGCCCGAAGTACTATACGGCGCCGGTGGAGGACGCGGATATACTATGGAACACAAAGATATAA
- a CDS encoding YvrJ family protein, whose product MSDLLSSFGSYGFPMAVTAFLLVRIEGKLSALNDSILLLTQTIKSKPPV is encoded by the coding sequence GTGAGCGATTTACTGTCTTCCTTCGGCAGCTACGGCTTCCCCATGGCCGTGACCGCATTTCTTCTCGTACGCATCGAAGGAAAGCTCAGTGCGCTCAATGACAGCATCCTGCTCTTGACGCAGACCATCAAGAGCAAGCCGCCTGTCTGA
- a CDS encoding hexokinase, whose protein sequence is MAIDKEKCAEIIEAFDVRQDALRKIAEDFQADMRKGLAGDPASSMRMLKSYVGLPTGKETGEFLALDFGGTNVRALRILLKGGGDYEVLKKVTKPLVFEGVYDFVSAASEAKDQFDFIAGLIDEVIEENHETPYLLGHTFSFPSAQTNLYDARLITWTKEFATKGVEGEIVNDLLKAALDRIGALNVRPVAVINDTVATLLAAAYKTPDTYIGSIYATGQNTCYLEPFTGTSERAMIINMESGGFSKIMPSKYDEILDAASEKAGEQRMEKMVAGRYMGVLYSLALADLLGSDSAYNFTSIDLSAIVEDAYLDRHLAAEILERETGERFSQPECVLLQQLAAAIIVRSARLVAASYVGILLHLTGNGEITEQTIAIDGSVYEKMPLVKEELRNTFDELLGADAASIRIVLENDGSGLGASIAACIA, encoded by the coding sequence ATGGCGATAGATAAGGAGAAGTGCGCGGAGATCATAGAGGCGTTTGATGTCCGTCAGGATGCGCTGCGGAAGATCGCTGAAGATTTTCAGGCGGATATGCGAAAAGGGCTGGCGGGTGATCCGGCGTCTTCCATGCGCATGCTCAAATCCTATGTGGGACTGCCGACGGGAAAAGAGACGGGAGAGTTTCTGGCACTGGATTTCGGCGGCACAAATGTGCGTGCGCTGCGCATCCTCTTAAAGGGCGGTGGCGATTACGAGGTGCTGAAGAAGGTCACAAAGCCGCTTGTATTCGAAGGCGTTTATGATTTCGTCTCGGCTGCGTCCGAGGCGAAGGACCAGTTCGACTTCATCGCGGGTCTCATTGACGAAGTCATTGAGGAAAATCATGAAACGCCGTACCTCCTCGGCCACACCTTTTCCTTTCCGTCCGCGCAGACAAATCTATACGATGCGCGACTCATCACATGGACGAAAGAGTTTGCGACGAAGGGCGTAGAGGGAGAGATCGTCAACGATCTCCTGAAGGCCGCGCTCGATCGTATAGGCGCGTTGAACGTCCGACCGGTCGCCGTCATCAATGACACGGTGGCGACGCTTTTGGCGGCCGCGTATAAGACTCCGGATACTTATATCGGCTCCATTTACGCGACGGGACAGAATACCTGCTATCTCGAGCCTTTTACAGGGACATCGGAGAGAGCCATGATCATCAATATGGAATCGGGCGGATTCTCAAAGATCATGCCGTCGAAGTACGACGAGATCCTTGACGCGGCGTCGGAAAAGGCCGGCGAGCAGCGCATGGAAAAGATGGTTGCGGGACGCTATATGGGGGTGCTCTACAGTCTCGCACTCGCGGATCTGCTGGGAAGCGATTCGGCATATAACTTCACCAGCATCGATCTCTCCGCGATTGTGGAAGATGCGTATCTCGACCGACACCTCGCGGCGGAGATTCTGGAGCGAGAGACGGGTGAGCGCTTCAGCCAGCCGGAATGCGTGCTCCTGCAGCAGCTTGCGGCGGCGATCATCGTCCGCTCGGCGCGTCTCGTAGCGGCAAGCTATGTCGGCATCCTCCTGCACCTGACGGGCAACGGTGAGATCACGGAGCAGACGATTGCGATTGACGGATCGGTCTATGAGAAGATGCCCCTTGTCAAGGAAGAGCTCCGAAACACGTTTGACGAGCTCCTGGGTGCGGATGCGGCCAGCATACGCATCGTGCTGGAAAATGACGGATCCGGGCTCGGCGCATCTATCGCCGCCTGTATAGCATAA
- a CDS encoding HAD family phosphatase, giving the protein MRAFIFDMDGVIVDTQGMHTAATTKALNEFGVPVTQEEIQKYAGTANGLAYRESVKKYRVEIPIREVIARKSALFHAMLDEAIDSGRLQPIEGIPELLAQLNEQHIPTAIASSSSKEMIHHIVDTFHLRDSFAALITGRDLPMSKPDPAVYTWTAGYLKTPPRDCVVLEDAHMGVRAAKAAGMTCIGFQNPTSGNQDLSQADFIVHKISEIDIGRL; this is encoded by the coding sequence ATGCGGGCATTTATCTTTGACATGGACGGTGTCATCGTAGATACACAGGGCATGCATACTGCGGCGACGACGAAGGCCTTAAATGAATTCGGCGTTCCGGTTACGCAGGAAGAAATACAGAAGTACGCCGGCACGGCAAACGGCCTGGCATACCGAGAATCGGTCAAAAAGTACCGCGTGGAAATCCCTATCCGGGAGGTCATCGCCCGAAAAAGCGCGCTCTTTCACGCCATGCTCGACGAAGCCATCGACAGCGGCCGGCTGCAGCCCATCGAGGGCATTCCCGAGCTGCTCGCACAGCTGAACGAGCAGCATATCCCGACAGCGATCGCCTCCTCGAGCAGCAAGGAGATGATTCATCACATTGTGGACACATTTCATCTGCGCGACAGCTTCGCTGCACTCATCACGGGACGCGATCTCCCCATGTCCAAGCCGGATCCCGCGGTCTACACGTGGACGGCCGGCTATCTCAAAACCCCGCCGCGGGACTGCGTCGTCCTGGAGGACGCGCACATGGGCGTCCGAGCGGCAAAGGCTGCAGGCATGACCTGCATAGGCTTTCAGAATCCGACCTCCGGCAATCAGGATCTGTCGCAGGCGGATTTCATCGTGCACAAGATCTCCGAAATCGATATCGGCAGACTGTAA
- a CDS encoding VOC family protein: protein MNFHFLHNNFNVLDLDKSIAFYEEALGLKEQRRREGEGFTLVFMGDGKTPHELELTWLADRKEPYNLGENEFHLALQADNFEAAHKKHEEMGVICFENTAMGIYFIADPDGYWIEILPPRG, encoded by the coding sequence ATGAACTTCCACTTTTTACACAACAATTTCAATGTGCTTGACCTCGACAAGTCGATTGCCTTCTATGAGGAGGCGCTGGGACTCAAGGAGCAGCGCCGCCGAGAGGGAGAGGGATTTACGCTGGTCTTCATGGGCGACGGCAAGACGCCGCATGAACTCGAGCTCACATGGCTGGCGGACCGCAAGGAGCCTTACAATCTCGGAGAGAATGAATTCCATCTTGCGCTTCAGGCGGATAACTTTGAGGCCGCGCACAAAAAGCATGAGGAGATGGGCGTCATCTGCTTTGAGAATACGGCTATGGGCATTTACTTCATTGCCGATCCGGACGGCTATTGGATCGAGATTCTGCCGCCGCGGGGCTGA
- a CDS encoding NADH peroxidase produces the protein MKKFVCTVCGYVHEGDQPPEACPICKAPASKFNEQTGDLAFADQHVVGVAKDADPRIIEGLRQNFTGECSEVGMYLAMSRVADREGYPEIAEAFKRYAFEEAEHAAKFAELLGEVLTDSTKKNLQMRIEAEHGACAGKKDLAVLAKQLNLDAVHDTVHEMAKDEARHGCGFKGLFDRYFGK, from the coding sequence ATGAAAAAGTTTGTCTGCACGGTTTGCGGTTATGTTCATGAAGGCGATCAGCCGCCGGAGGCATGTCCCATCTGCAAGGCGCCGGCTTCCAAGTTCAATGAGCAGACCGGCGACCTTGCCTTTGCCGATCAGCACGTTGTCGGTGTTGCCAAGGATGCCGATCCACGCATCATCGAGGGTCTTCGTCAGAACTTCACGGGCGAGTGCTCCGAGGTCGGCATGTATCTTGCCATGAGCCGTGTCGCTGATCGTGAGGGCTATCCGGAGATTGCCGAAGCCTTCAAGCGCTACGCATTTGAAGAGGCTGAGCACGCGGCGAAGTTTGCCGAGCTTCTCGGTGAGGTCCTTACGGACAGCACGAAGAAGAATCTCCAGATGCGCATTGAAGCCGAGCACGGCGCCTGCGCCGGCAAAAAGGATCTCGCAGTCCTCGCAAAGCAGCTCAACCTGGACGCCGTTCATGATACGGTTCATGAGATGGCAAAGGATGAGGCTCGTCACGGCTGCGGCTTTAAGGGCCTTTTTGACCGCTATTTCGGCAAGTAA